The DNA window ACATGCCCCTCCGTGGTCCGCTCAGGAAGCCGAAGCCGACGTTCTGCTTGTGCTCGAGCGGATCTCGCATCATCTCGATCGCTTCCTCGCGGTGCGCCGGAGGAATCACGAATCGGTCGTCGAACGTGCAGAGCGACGTGAGCTCGTAGATCGCGTCGGCCTCTTCCGTCGAGCTGTCCGCGGCCTGCAGGAGGCGGGCGACAGCTTC is part of the bacterium genome and encodes:
- the narH gene encoding nitrate reductase subunit beta (with NarGJI catalyzes the reduction of nitrate; the beta subunit is an iron sulfur cluster containing electron transfer subunit; one of 3 nitrate reductases in E. coli and in E. coli is expressed when nitrate levels are high); amino-acid sequence: EAVARLLQAADSSTEEADAIYELTSLCTFDDRFVIPPAHREEAIEMMRDPLEHKQNVGFGFLSGPRRGM